Proteins encoded together in one Mycobacterium sp. MS1601 window:
- a CDS encoding TIGR03620 family F420-dependent LLM class oxidoreductase — MNGTHERFGTYGAWLNPALGDAPRVGYASELEELGYQTIWVGIGADPVGDMGLLEQMIAATRDAIIASAIINMWQDDARNIAHHYHRIVDRHGPRLLLGIGLGHPETRDTYERPFERMANYVDVLLENAVPAEAIVIGALGSKTLTLAGEKTLGAHPYLTVPAHTRYARNTLGSSAFLAPEHKVVLRQDADRAREVGRPAVQHPYLGLRNYTDNLLRHGFTQADIAGAGSDALVDALVAHGSPEAIYAQIDEHLSAGANHVGIQVLAEDPIASPVQAFRVLAEHRPAR; from the coding sequence ATGAACGGCACCCACGAGCGGTTCGGTACCTACGGAGCATGGCTCAATCCCGCACTCGGTGATGCTCCCCGTGTCGGCTACGCCTCTGAGCTGGAAGAGCTGGGGTATCAGACGATCTGGGTGGGAATCGGCGCAGACCCCGTGGGCGACATGGGCCTGCTGGAGCAGATGATCGCCGCGACGAGGGACGCGATCATCGCGAGCGCAATCATCAACATGTGGCAAGACGACGCCCGCAACATCGCCCATCACTACCACCGGATCGTCGACCGTCACGGACCTCGCCTGCTGCTGGGTATCGGTCTCGGCCATCCGGAGACCCGAGACACCTACGAACGGCCCTTCGAGCGGATGGCCAACTATGTCGATGTGCTCCTGGAGAACGCGGTGCCGGCCGAGGCGATCGTGATCGGCGCCCTGGGCAGCAAGACACTCACGTTGGCCGGCGAGAAGACATTGGGGGCACACCCCTATCTCACCGTCCCCGCGCACACCCGCTATGCACGGAACACCCTGGGCAGCAGCGCCTTCCTGGCTCCCGAGCACAAGGTCGTGCTGCGCCAGGACGCCGACCGGGCGCGAGAGGTCGGCCGTCCCGCCGTTCAGCATCCCTACCTGGGCCTGCGCAACTACACCGACAACCTGCTGCGGCACGGGTTCACGCAAGCCGATATCGCCGGGGCAGGTAGCGACGCGCTCGTCGATGCCCTGGTTGCTCACGGTTCCCCGGAGGCCATCTACGCCCAGATCGACGAGCACCTTTCGGCCGGCGCCAACCACGTCGGCATCCAGGTGCTCGCCGAGGATCCCATCGCCTCACCGGTACAGGCCTTCCGAGTCTTGGCTGAGCACCGCCCCGCTCGATGA
- a CDS encoding SDR family oxidoreductase yields MSTLTGKTAVVAAGAKNLGGLISTSLGAQGVNVAVHYNSDNTKGAAEATAAEVEKAGARAITVQGDLTKPANVTALFDAAIDAFGGVDIAINTVGKVLRKPILETTEAEYDSMFDINAKAAYFFLQQAGARLNDNGSIVTIVTALLAAYTDGYSTYGGSKSPVEHFVRAASKEFGVRGINVNNVAPGPMDTPFFYPQETPERVEFHKSQAMGNRLTNIEDIAPLVVFLTGDGHWINGQTIFANGGYTTR; encoded by the coding sequence ATGAGCACACTTACAGGAAAAACTGCCGTTGTTGCCGCCGGAGCCAAGAATCTCGGCGGCCTGATCAGCACCAGTCTTGGCGCCCAGGGTGTGAACGTCGCGGTGCACTACAACAGTGACAACACCAAAGGCGCCGCTGAGGCCACCGCCGCAGAGGTCGAGAAGGCGGGCGCACGCGCCATCACCGTGCAAGGTGATCTCACCAAGCCGGCCAACGTCACCGCCCTCTTCGACGCCGCGATCGACGCATTCGGCGGCGTCGACATCGCGATCAACACCGTAGGCAAAGTACTGCGTAAGCCCATCCTGGAAACCACTGAAGCCGAATATGATTCGATGTTCGACATCAATGCCAAGGCTGCCTACTTCTTCTTGCAGCAAGCCGGCGCACGACTCAACGACAACGGGTCGATCGTCACCATCGTGACGGCTCTGCTGGCCGCATACACCGACGGATACTCCACATACGGTGGCTCCAAGAGCCCGGTGGAACATTTTGTCCGGGCCGCATCCAAAGAATTCGGCGTCCGAGGCATCAACGTCAACAATGTTGCCCCCGGTCCCATGGACACCCCGTTCTTCTACCCGCAGGAGACCCCGGAGCGAGTCGAGTTCCACAAGTCACAAGCCATGGGCAATCGGCTGACCAACATCGAGGACATCGCACCCTTGGTGGTGTTCCTGACCGGTGACGGACACTGGATCAACGGCCAGACCATCTTCGCCAACGGCGGGTACACCACCCGCTAG
- a CDS encoding MerR family transcriptional regulator — MGAQVSIGDFAVMTSLSRKALRHYHDIGILEPAHIDPYTGYRFYDTSQVDHAHIIRRFRSLGMSIPDIKALLSAEDAGARTDIITTHLEQMEEQLQQTRDTVGALRELLSPVRTPTDITVRHAPALAVWSVSATIDTSGIDDWFAASLQTLHRAVATAMGAPTAVVPGGLYDRALFLEQRGSATMFVEAPPSADPPEGVHAEVLPRAEFAVLVHPGGHDGIDRSYAALGIYVNEHLISGQGLIREHYRGGTPTDPARFTATEICWPIFSTTAQTR, encoded by the coding sequence ATGGGCGCACAGGTCTCGATCGGTGACTTCGCAGTGATGACCAGTCTGAGCCGCAAGGCGTTACGTCACTACCACGACATCGGCATTCTGGAACCCGCTCACATCGATCCCTACACCGGCTACCGGTTTTACGACACCAGCCAGGTCGATCACGCCCACATCATCCGCCGGTTCCGTTCTCTTGGCATGTCCATTCCCGACATCAAGGCGCTGCTGAGCGCAGAAGACGCCGGGGCCCGCACGGACATCATCACCACCCATCTCGAACAGATGGAGGAGCAGCTGCAGCAGACCCGTGACACTGTGGGCGCGCTGCGCGAGTTGCTCTCCCCGGTGCGCACTCCCACCGATATCACAGTGCGCCACGCGCCTGCGCTGGCCGTGTGGTCCGTCAGCGCCACCATCGACACCTCCGGCATCGACGACTGGTTCGCGGCGTCACTGCAGACGCTGCACCGGGCCGTCGCCACGGCCATGGGCGCACCCACCGCGGTGGTGCCGGGCGGCCTCTACGACCGCGCGCTGTTTCTCGAACAGCGCGGCAGCGCCACCATGTTCGTCGAAGCACCACCCTCGGCAGATCCCCCCGAGGGTGTCCACGCCGAGGTCTTACCCAGGGCCGAATTCGCGGTGCTCGTCCACCCGGGCGGTCATGACGGCATCGACCGTAGTTACGCGGCCCTGGGCATCTACGTCAACGAGCATCTGATCAGTGGCCAGGGGCTCATCCGCGAGCACTACCGCGGCGGCACTCCGACAGATCCGGCCCGGTTCACCGCAACCGAGATCTGCTGGCCGATCTTCAGCACCACCGCGCAGACGCGATGA
- a CDS encoding SDR family NAD(P)-dependent oxidoreductase, translated as MSRRWFITGGTPGNFGVAFAEEALATGDRVVLTSRRPQELATWAEQYGDRVVVVPLELTDAAQVQGAVHAAEQQFGGIDVLVNNAGRGWYGSIEGMDESALRAMFELNFFAVLSVTRAVLPGMRARGNGWIVNVSSVAGLVSAPGFGYYSATKFAIEAITDALRDEVAAQGISVLTVEPGAFRTNAYAGFANEPVAEAIPVYHDMLEQVRDVFVGMDGVQPGDPHRGARAVIAAMAQDPPPRRLVLGNSGYDAVVDTLEQTLVNIRANENLSRSADFPT; from the coding sequence ATGAGCAGGCGATGGTTCATCACCGGGGGCACCCCCGGCAACTTCGGGGTGGCGTTCGCCGAGGAGGCGCTGGCGACCGGCGACCGCGTCGTACTCACGTCCCGGCGCCCGCAGGAGCTGGCGACGTGGGCCGAGCAGTACGGTGACCGCGTTGTCGTCGTGCCACTGGAACTCACCGATGCCGCTCAGGTACAGGGTGCGGTGCATGCCGCCGAGCAGCAGTTCGGCGGCATCGACGTGCTGGTCAACAATGCCGGCCGCGGCTGGTACGGATCGATCGAGGGCATGGACGAATCCGCGCTGCGGGCGATGTTCGAGCTGAACTTCTTCGCGGTACTGTCCGTGACACGAGCGGTGCTACCGGGGATGCGCGCCCGCGGCAACGGGTGGATCGTCAACGTGTCCTCGGTGGCAGGGCTGGTATCAGCACCCGGATTCGGCTACTACAGTGCGACGAAGTTCGCCATCGAAGCCATCACCGACGCCCTGCGCGACGAGGTCGCCGCACAGGGGATCTCCGTGTTGACCGTCGAACCGGGGGCGTTCCGCACCAATGCCTACGCCGGCTTCGCGAACGAGCCGGTCGCGGAGGCGATTCCGGTGTATCACGACATGTTGGAACAGGTCCGTGACGTCTTCGTCGGGATGGACGGTGTGCAACCAGGCGATCCGCACCGTGGTGCCCGTGCGGTGATCGCGGCGATGGCCCAGGACCCGCCGCCTCGTCGGCTGGTCCTGGGCAACAGCGGATACGACGCCGTGGTCGACACCCTGGAGCAGACCTTGGTGAACATCCGAGCGAACGAGAATCTCTCTCGCAGTGCTGATTTCCCGACTTGA